The Phaseolus vulgaris cultivar G19833 chromosome 10, P. vulgaris v2.0, whole genome shotgun sequence DNA window cttcacactcttcatgcacctctaaGGCTTAcacaactcttaggagagccttATTCCACCTCAATCCATGGATGCTTCTGCAATTTCCACATCAAAAACGCAAAGATGAAGAGCTCAAGCTATCACAAAGGAAGACTTGGTGGGTGTAGTCCCTCACGACAATGACCCGGTGGTGATATTTGTTGTTATGGTGGGAAGAAAAGTGCATCGGGTTCTCAttgaccagggaagctcggcagatgtacTATTTTGGTCCACCTTTGACAATCTGCGATTATCCCCTAATCTGCTGAGGCCGCATGACGGATGCTTAGTTGGTTTCGCAggggaccaagtggaggtcCGGGGTTATATTGATTTGAGGACGACCTTTTTCAGACGAGGAAGCGGTCATAACTATCATCGTCAGGTATGTTGTGGTTAAAACTCCCTCTGCTTATAACCTGCTGTAAGGAAGGCCCTCGATGAACAAGTTGGGACTGGTGGCTTCTACGAaacacatgaaaatgaagcTACCATCCCTCGAGGGAAAGGTAATTATGATAAAGTCCAACCAGAAGGCGGCTTGAAAGTGTTATGATAGTAGCCTGGAGAACAAAAAGAGTTTCCACTCGGCCACCATTTCTCATGAGGGAAAGGTGGTCGAGGTCCTAGAAGCCGAGATAAGCCATAAACAATGACTGGGACTAGTGGGTGATGTTCGGAAACGAGAAATTGAAGGAAAGTTGTTCAAGCTCGGTGCCTCGTTAGGTCGGGAGTTGCAAGACCAGATAGATGGGGTGATAGCCAGGCACTTGGACGCGTTCGCATGGTCCTCCGCTGACATGCCTGGGATAGACCCTCACTTCCTATGCCCGGGCTCACTATGGATAATAGGGTTTGACCAGTAATGCAGAGGAGGAGGAAATTTAAAGAAGATAGACGCCTAATCATCAAAACGGAGACTCAGAAGCTGCTGAATGCCGACCATATCAGATAGATctagtaccctgaatggttggcgaacGTGGTGCTATTGCAGAAGACCAATGGAAAATGGACAATGTGCGTCAATTTCACgaacctgaacaaggcatgtctgaaatgttgaagatggttgctgccccttcaagacaaagtgtttgatgaagccaaatGTGTATTTTACCTTGGTATTTGTATGTGCTTTGAGGATGTCTTAGGTATAtattagaggttgtttaaagtgggctttttgctggaTAATCCACCTCTTATCCattgaccatgtgataagagcaagcacaagttttctgaaattgtttttcatatgttttgtaaaaatatcctttactgcatagaaaatgaatttgttcttttctaaatgaatagattcttttttaaattgatgtcttgattaagtgttttttgaaaatcatgttttATCTTGACTCATTCTTCCATCTATCAAAACGTATGAGTTTCATTTGTGAAAAAGTTCgagttatcgttttgaaaatgaatctgttcttctttaaataaatagattcttttttgaaTCTGGTGCATGTTTCTTAAAAggtttttcacatttttatcaTTGCACCAAGGAGTTTGACTAAGTCTCATACAACTAATAAATCTCTCACTGCTCtcgaaaataaatttgttcattttattttcaatctgttcctTTTATAActgctttaactgtttttttaaaagtctgttataaaatgtttcttataaaaggagagttgttttttacttaaaagtaacattgagaaaacaagttttacaacagagtttgaggagttttTCATTGAATAAGCACGAGTTCTTAAAAAATTTTCAAAACCAAAAACTATGCTTGTTCTTGCTTGGTTCTAAGGCTTAGTTGGAGGTGTTGTCATTGTGTGCAATCTATTCTACTGGTCTAAGATAGATTTCTGCATTCTCATACCAGGTGTATTCATTTCATCTTTTAATTCTTTGTAAAGTGTAATTGTAAGattcttcttgatagggtttcttgaagagttgtgtgtgttggaatagtgtttttcagcaaggtGTGCCAAGTTCTTATAGGGTTCAATAATAGTGGTTGTGTAAGTGTTTTAATTCGTTtgttagtggatttcaccttggattaggtgagactggatgtagctcatttgagtgaaacAGTATAATCGCTTTATGTTCAATCTctcttcatccctgcactcatttactattttatatgttaatctgtcagaaattgaatctgttcaattaaaaataaatctgttctttctgggcttgttcattctgttcttgatttctggaaaatttgttTGATCCCTTTAAAAGTGTATGAACTGTTGAACGTAATTGGAAATCACTGATTTGTGGAAGTTTACACAATTAATTGTCAAGCCTTTAATCAAACGTTTATCACTTGCTTTAAAAGTTGAGGTTTACTGGTTCTGCTCTCACTATTTCTCTCTAAAACTCAATGTCATTATAGTTTGCCAATCAATctgcttaaaataaaaaattccttAACTGATATAACTGTCTTACTACATAAgcagtataaaaaataaatctattcattgtcaaataaatcgatttatttttaTCTGACTTGTGATAAATATGAATctgtttgaaatttttaaaagctcaattcacccccccccccttcttgaactttgacattattgaacccaacaactggtatcagagctaggacttgtattttactcaagtttgtttgcaatatgtctgagtttaaagtgctttttgctgagggttggtctattaatagaccccCTATGTTCAGTGGGATGAATTATGCATTCTGGAAaataagaatgaaaattttcatggaatctattgactcGTGTATTTGGGAGGTTGTGGTccatggaccttatgtgccaatgcaggttgtcaaagatgaagaagtggaaaaaccaagatctgaatggagtgagagtgaaaagaagaaggctcaatatgatcttgtagccaagaacatcataacttTGTCATTAACAATGGATGAATTCTTCATAATATCTCAATGCAGTTcggctaaggagatgtgggaagtttTGGAAGTTACTCATGAATACACAAAGGATGTGAAGAGATCAAGAAAACACTCACTCATTCAAGAGTATGAACTTTTCAGGATGCAACCTGAAGAGAACATTGCTGATGTACAAATAAGGTTCACCCACATTGTAAATCATCTTACTGGACTGGGAAAGGTGTTTGACAAAGAGGAACTCAATATAAAGGTGTTGAAGTGCCTTGATAGAAGCTGGCAACCCAAAGTGACTGCCATATCAGAAAGTCATGATCTGTCAAAGCTGTCCACtactgcactgtttggaaaattgatggagcatgagctggAGCTCAAAAGGCttaaagaacaagaaactgtggaaaagaaaacaaaaggaCTGGCATTGAAAGAAAGTGCACATAATGATATCAGTGAGGAAATAGAGAATGTTGAACATGATGAAACAATAAGTCTGGTCACCAAAAGATTCAGCGGATTCTTAAAGAAGAAAGGCAGGGATATGACTCAACAGAAAAGGAGGTATCCTAAACCTAATGAATTAAATTCTTCTAACTATAcctgttttggatgtggtaaaacTGGACACATAAAGAGTGATTGTCCAAATACCCAAATAAAGGAGAAACCAACCAGCAAGAAGGTTGAAAGAAGTAAGGGAAGAAGAGCTTACATCTCTTGGGAAAATAATGAAGTGTCTTCAACGAGCAGCTCCTCAACAGGAAGTGAAGAaacaaatttgtgcttcatgatgaatgATGAAGAATCAATATCTGATTCGATTAGTGAGTTTTCTATGGAATCTGAcaactatgatcaattgcttgcagcttttaaagaaactcatgatgaggCAAATAGGCTGGCTTTTATCTATTCTAAACTACAAAATGTGAATAATTTTCTTGCACCTAAGGTAAAatcacttgaggaagaattgcataaagcTAAACCAGATCTTGTAAGCCTTGAATTGTCATGTTTGCATGCCTCTATAAAAACTTGTGATAACTGTAAAATGCTGGAAAAACAAGTTGAGTATTTGCTGAAAACTTTGTCTAATCTCACTAAAGGAAGAGATAATCTTGAGGCTTTACTAGGGtcacagaatgttgtttttaataaaaatggaaTTGGATATAACTCTGGAAAGacaaacaatattaaaaaactatGAAGCTTCTTTGTTCCTGCAAAAACAAGGTTTTCCTCTTTtcacagtggcaaaaaggcacaTCCTATTAATtgcttttattgtatgaaatatgGACATACCTCTAGGACATGCATTTCTAGAAAATACCTTGTTCCTAAAAgcttggccaaatggcttccaaAGGAAAggtattgatcctgcctgttgaccggaacgctggaaactgcctcgtcaaaggatcgacgtgcgcaccgcttctcacctccgttcctcttcgagatccacctcaagaacctgcaaagaaacagagcggcgccgctgcggccgatcgcactccaacgctcaagtcagtgaccgaatcaccaaatactaagagaacaagaaccgtgcaaatcctctctcacagtcagctctacaactcgcaagcgtaaagagtataaactgaacgtgcgtacctcagaaagtttgttgagaactcttatatacctggttgttttctctctcctggtagttacagacctggacacgtggcttgcatccagtcgtacacgtgccatcatctggagcctccttgacttggcactgcttctactctcattttggctaagttacttatgcatggtactgcccagtgcatagctaacttgggagtgcgatctctactggagttggcgagttagggtgtcctcatacaccttccctgtggtctcgccggccgccttcataatttgcttctccttcatcttcggcgatgtgctttctccggcgatctccaactgcttggtcgcccgagttcacatctggcgacttcgtatttaacccggtgatcgcttattctgatatgctggagatcggaacacgccaacttaataactggcggcttcacgagccccccgacttccttcccttctgccagcctggcgccttgccaacacgcctatactgtagcaggatgtcacgtcatcactcccgactaccagggcggtacacaagccccccagtcttaagcgaagacttgtctagcgaaaatactgaaagagtcacgtcaacaccggtctacgtggcactgacgcagaattccaaacggttgtaccttctgcttttctgacgctccaccaaacccctcactcatcgctcgacacgtggcttcatcaacggctctcttcagctgccgtttgcgcttcctaaacccatttcgaaaaaaacccttaaacccattttcactcaacactgttccatcactttccctcgcattcacgaacgctctaactttcttctgcggaaaactctcagcgctctccagcattctgaatcaccatcaaccttcatcgttttcctgatcatcaaaaggtacctactttccttcttctgctggttttccttgtattttaaccgattcgcatcatcctgtaactgcctggtgcatacgctgtgggttgcttttccatttctccttctgcgtaacttagggcttcgtcaatcgtcgcaacgaacctacattcgttcgtttttcaccttccttctatgatcgagtcagcctctgtaacccctgatcatttttccttttcttcttcccttgCAGCTGcaaccatgactcgcacaaagatcaccccgaatcctcctccttcatcaagaaaccccccttcacaagcacacgatccaccacgagttcgtggcgcttcatcttcccaggctgagaggcctgcgtcttcccgtcctgtcctggcccaggcgactccacctatcgccggaggagcccccgttcccctgccggacttcaaaaccttgtatccctgggccaactcgacccttctgagggagacatcctctgtgaacactgcgggagcagttttgcggctgactaagggggatgagcttcatcaatcatttcacaaggagcacgacgagaagatgatggtgctgccttgcccccccgatctgcctgtttgtgccgatgacaaggtgagcgccgacgggcccttctgcttcgtctacacgaccttattcaagaaggtgaagctcaagttccctttcacccgattcgagagggaactccttaccgagctcaacattgccgccgcccagcttcaccccaacagctgggcgtttgttcgagcttttcaagtgatgtgcgaccacctggggttgcccgcatccgtggatGTATTCCTGtttctctttgaagccaagcacccaggagaccgcctgtgggttagcttgaacgcgattgctgggaggtccatctttgctatcttccagcaatcctacaaggactggaaggggaagttcgtccaagtgcacgctaatgacaaggacgcctcccttctcgacggcttccccttgtactgggtggacaaggggaagaaagagtccaagagctgtttCAGGAGACCCaaaagtcctgacagcatgggagcattggacagagatctctgtctcttctggaaaagggtggtggacgccaacattactttccttaccaccaccttgatctgcttcgaattttacgaagaccagctagaaattcgaataggttagaacattaaaaactattgttttaatattgcttctgtttagctgtttctgggcgtcttgtgcgttatgcgcaagactttggttttatctttcctgcacatatcatctgctttgctgtgtactaccttatgcacttattttttccttgagttaacccatgcattttcgttccatgcagataacatgttgggcaaaggcatgctcgctgaactgaaggcgctcgcccgaaaccacgggttggcgacagGTTCTCAAACGGTGCCTAACTCGATGGTGGAGACAGCCATCATCCAAGGGCGATCACCTCCC harbors:
- the LOC137817873 gene encoding uncharacterized protein, yielding MSEFKVLFAEGWSINRPPMFSGMNYAFWKIRMKIFMESIDSCIWEVVVHGPYVPMQVVKDEEVEKPRSEWSESEKKKAQYDLVAKNIITLSLTMDEFFIISQCSSAKEMWEVLEVTHEYTKDVKRSRKHSLIQEYELFRMQPEENIADVQIRFTHIVNHLTGLGKVFDKEELNIKVLKCLDRSWQPKVTAISESHDLSKLSTTALFGKLMEHELELKRLKEQETVEKKTKGLALKESAHNDISEEIENVEHDETISLVTKRFSGFLKKKGRDMTQQKRRYPKPNELNSSNYTCFGCGKTGHIKSDCPNTQIKEKPTSKKVERSKGRRAYISWENNEVSSTSSSSTGSEETNLCFMMNDEESISDSISEFSMESDNYDQLLAAFKETHDEANRLAFIYSKLQNVNNFLAPKVKSLEEELHKAKPDLVSLELSCLHASIKTCDNCKMLEKQVEYLLKTLSNLTKGRDNLEALLGSQNVVFNKNGIGYNSGKTNNIKKL